In Paraburkholderia aromaticivorans, a single window of DNA contains:
- a CDS encoding zinc-dependent alcohol dehydrogenase family protein has protein sequence MSRVVRFHRVGGPEVLWIEDIDAPAPKAGEVQIKVKALGINRAEVMYRSGHYVIKPRFPAMLGYEAAGEVVAVGSGVTGFAAGDRVGVIPAFSFADYGMYGEVVNSPASAVVRTPVGVSFEEAAGTWMAFTTAYGALISLGGLKAGETVVIGAATSSVGMAAIQIANFVKATPVALTRSLAKKDALLKGDAAHVLVGDDSCLRQQLRDVTDGRGVNIVFDPVGGPHAKSLVQALGHGGTFFQYRALDARDIPVPVMDILGKHLTFRGYELFEITTDPQRLEEAKQFISRGLSEGALRPVIDRTFNFDEIAEAHRYMETGNQIGKIVVTI, from the coding sequence ATGTCGAGAGTAGTTCGTTTCCACCGCGTCGGCGGCCCCGAGGTTCTATGGATCGAAGATATCGATGCCCCGGCGCCCAAGGCGGGCGAGGTTCAGATCAAGGTAAAGGCGCTTGGCATTAATCGCGCAGAAGTGATGTATCGAAGCGGCCATTACGTCATCAAACCGCGCTTTCCGGCCATGCTTGGCTATGAAGCCGCCGGAGAAGTTGTCGCGGTCGGCAGTGGCGTCACAGGGTTCGCGGCGGGCGATCGCGTTGGCGTCATCCCGGCATTTTCTTTCGCCGACTACGGCATGTACGGCGAGGTGGTGAATTCGCCAGCGTCTGCGGTCGTCAGGACGCCAGTCGGTGTTTCTTTCGAGGAAGCCGCTGGAACGTGGATGGCGTTCACCACCGCCTATGGCGCGCTAATCAGTCTCGGCGGGCTGAAGGCCGGCGAGACGGTCGTCATTGGCGCCGCGACTAGCAGTGTTGGAATGGCGGCCATACAGATCGCCAATTTCGTGAAAGCGACGCCTGTTGCCTTGACGCGCAGTCTGGCGAAAAAAGACGCCTTGCTGAAGGGCGACGCCGCGCATGTTCTGGTTGGCGACGATTCCTGCCTGCGGCAGCAACTGCGCGATGTGACGGATGGAAGGGGGGTGAACATCGTTTTCGATCCGGTCGGCGGCCCTCATGCGAAAAGTCTTGTGCAGGCTCTCGGCCATGGTGGAACGTTCTTCCAGTATAGGGCGCTCGACGCTCGCGATATTCCGGTGCCGGTCATGGATATTCTCGGAAAACACCTGACGTTCCGTGGCTATGAACTCTTCGAAATCACGACCGATCCGCAACGACTTGAGGAAGCGAAGCAGTTCATCAGTCGAGGGCTGTCGGAAGGGGCACTACGCCCTGTGATCGATCGCACTTTCAACTTCGACGAGATTGCTGAAGCGCATCGGTATATGGAAACTGGAAACCAGATCGGCAAGATCGTGGTGACGATCTAG
- a CDS encoding DUF4148 domain-containing protein, with translation MKSLIQAVVIAAALAAPVAVFAQSSQPVTRAQVRAELVQLEKAGYNPARGKDPYYPADIQAAEAKVAAQNGAARGYGGAVSGSSDAGRPAVSQADWNAMYSHP, from the coding sequence ATGAAGTCCCTTATTCAAGCTGTTGTCATTGCCGCTGCCCTTGCTGCTCCGGTTGCCGTGTTCGCCCAATCGAGCCAGCCGGTGACCCGTGCTCAGGTGCGCGCCGAACTGGTTCAACTCGAAAAGGCTGGCTATAACCCCGCCCGCGGGAAAGATCCCTACTACCCAGCCGACATTCAGGCGGCCGAAGCCAAGGTAGCGGCGCAGAACGGCGCGGCACGCGGTTACGGTGGTGCTGTGAGTGGTTCGTCGGACGCGGGGCGGCCGGCCGTGTCGCAGGCCGACTGGAACGCGATGTACAGCCACCCGTAA
- a CDS encoding XRE family transcriptional regulator, giving the protein MTPPKGRRQMHEKINAERRNNKMNLHETHIGHLERSIENDRLRRVLAARLDRAFKRADISSARAARWVGVTEHDVQYWRHGITVPPLNACTHLAAALNLDVQWLCTGQARVA; this is encoded by the coding sequence TTGACGCCGCCGAAGGGCCGGCGCCAGATGCATGAAAAAATAAATGCTGAGAGACGTAACAACAAGATGAATCTTCATGAGACGCATATCGGTCACCTCGAGCGTAGCATCGAGAACGACCGCCTGAGGCGGGTCTTGGCCGCACGCCTCGACAGGGCCTTCAAACGGGCCGACATCAGTTCGGCGCGCGCAGCAAGGTGGGTTGGGGTGACCGAACACGACGTGCAATATTGGCGACATGGCATCACTGTCCCGCCGTTGAACGCGTGTACGCATCTCGCCGCCGCCCTCAATCTCGACGTTCAGTGGCTTTGCACCGGGCAGGCTCGCGTCGCCTGA
- a CDS encoding MarR family winged helix-turn-helix transcriptional regulator, producing MEKIFGFSGDWENKHLICPTAATPTLTMLQPSVTSWMILTLCQPRGSLSSPEITVYSRHPTLECPSPKTTRGNPMSVSARTFFYIQQVEQLIRRRLDECLLAIDITAGQYMVLNLIAHHEPISSADLARKTMMTAQSMGEFIRALEAKKLVERQSTQLNKRTMLISSTAAGRKVLIRCESKIDEAERDFFSCLSGEDVASLRILMRQVRRAQLGKHAKEIDSTTPSS from the coding sequence GTGGAGAAGATTTTTGGCTTCAGCGGCGACTGGGAGAACAAGCATTTGATTTGCCCGACTGCGGCGACACCCACGCTCACAATGCTCCAGCCGTCCGTAACATCTTGGATGATCTTGACTCTGTGTCAACCCCGCGGATCGTTATCGTCACCCGAAATAACGGTATACTCACGACATCCAACGCTCGAATGCCCGAGCCCCAAGACAACACGTGGGAATCCGATGTCCGTTAGCGCTCGCACGTTCTTCTATATCCAGCAAGTCGAGCAATTGATTCGTCGTAGACTCGACGAATGTCTGCTGGCGATCGACATTACGGCTGGTCAATACATGGTCCTCAACCTGATTGCACACCACGAGCCCATATCGTCGGCCGATCTGGCTCGTAAGACGATGATGACAGCGCAGTCGATGGGCGAGTTCATTCGGGCGCTTGAGGCCAAAAAACTCGTCGAACGGCAATCGACTCAACTTAACAAGCGCACCATGCTGATCTCGTCGACCGCTGCTGGACGTAAGGTTCTCATTCGGTGCGAATCGAAAATAGACGAAGCCGAACGTGACTTCTTCAGTTGCCTGAGCGGTGAAGACGTCGCCAGCCTGCGCATCCTGATGAGGCAGGTGCGCAGAGCACAACTCGGAAAGCACGCCAAGGAAATCGATTCAACCACGCCTTCGAGCTAA
- a CDS encoding PDR/VanB family oxidoreductase has product MSELPLTNVRVKSMTSLADSVVSLILEALDGRDLPAADAGSHIDVNLNGKLSRSYSVVRWVGTPKRYEIAVAKDASSRGGSRHIHETLRVGDVLQIGVPRNLFPLVEDASLSVLIAGGIGITPLWSMVQRLETLGRSWVLHYAARDHGRAAYISDIERISRASDHGKLHVYFDNEPGGQRLDIATVLGETPNDAHVYCCGPQSMLDAFEAATAGRPAETVHLERFAPAHHEGVSREFTVVLAKSGQSFEVPPDHSILDVLLENGIDMPFGCMQGACGLCETRVLGGMPDHRDSLLSTEGRTAAQSMLICCSRSSTPVLTLDA; this is encoded by the coding sequence ATGAGCGAATTACCGCTGACCAACGTCCGCGTCAAATCGATGACCTCGCTGGCGGACAGCGTCGTTAGCCTCATTCTGGAAGCGCTGGACGGACGCGACTTGCCCGCTGCGGACGCTGGGTCGCATATTGATGTCAACCTGAACGGGAAGCTCTCACGCAGCTACTCCGTCGTCCGCTGGGTCGGCACGCCGAAACGCTATGAAATCGCAGTCGCAAAGGACGCCAGCAGCCGTGGCGGGTCGCGGCACATTCACGAAACACTGCGCGTCGGCGATGTCTTGCAGATTGGCGTGCCTCGCAATTTGTTCCCACTGGTAGAGGACGCGAGTCTGAGTGTACTGATCGCAGGTGGCATTGGTATTACACCGCTTTGGTCTATGGTGCAACGGCTCGAAACACTGGGGCGCTCGTGGGTGCTGCACTACGCGGCGCGTGACCACGGCCGCGCAGCCTATATTTCGGATATCGAACGAATCTCCCGGGCTTCAGATCACGGCAAACTCCACGTCTATTTTGACAACGAACCTGGCGGACAACGATTGGATATCGCCACGGTCCTCGGTGAAACCCCGAACGACGCACACGTATATTGCTGCGGCCCCCAGTCGATGCTTGACGCATTCGAGGCGGCGACTGCGGGCCGGCCCGCGGAAACCGTACATCTGGAGCGGTTCGCACCTGCGCACCATGAGGGTGTCAGTCGGGAGTTCACGGTTGTGTTGGCGAAATCAGGTCAGTCATTTGAAGTTCCGCCTGACCACTCGATTCTCGACGTGCTGCTCGAAAACGGCATCGACATGCCGTTTGGCTGCATGCAAGGGGCCTGCGGGCTTTGCGAGACGCGTGTCCTCGGTGGGATGCCGGATCATCGAGACAGCCTGTTATCCACCGAAGGTCGAACCGCCGCGCAAAGCATGCTCATCTGCTGCTCGCGCAGCTCGACACCCGTGTTGACGTTGGATGCGTAG
- a CDS encoding acyl-CoA dehydrogenase C-terminal domain-containing protein has translation MPTYRAPVKDWLFILHDFLRVEERKQVPGFAELTPDLTSAVLEAAAQFHEEVLHPLNQPGDTQGAQFHDGQVRTPTGFKAAWDAYREAGWHRLSLAEALGGAGLPPVMSVPISEMRASTGQSFSMYSSFCAPAASMLAALAPEWIKRHVVPRLSDGDWTATMCMTEPQAGTDLRQISTRATCQPDGTWRITGRKIFISGGDHDLADNIVHIVLAKVPDAEGRVPADLSSVHVFMVSKRMIDPHTGEPGELNNVYARSIEHKMGIEGSATCALDFEGAVAWRIGETGGCGTAANMAPMFHLMNYARVGTAVSGVGYAEIARQNAADYARERRSGRAGPKLRDPAKAADPIIAHADVRRLLIEARSFAEGARAGAMRAAMWQSIAQSAPDAEERQAAADMLDILTPVMKAFFTDRGFDAAVACQQVLGGHGYIKDYGIEQFVRNARVGQLYEGANGIQATDLVHRKLFSHEGRPWKHFARAIADFIERHSNDVQLKAYTVPLDDGLQRLSKSIAWLNTDGSANYGQADAASYDVLTAMGILYVGWNWGEIAAIVLDRSRCRYVDETTRVTKLALAKAWMQRQMPLLEAMCRRIECGNDSLLSMPDDWI, from the coding sequence ATGCCGACTTATCGCGCGCCAGTCAAAGACTGGCTCTTCATCCTTCACGACTTCCTGCGCGTGGAGGAACGCAAGCAGGTGCCCGGCTTCGCCGAGCTCACTCCCGATCTGACTTCGGCCGTCCTCGAAGCCGCCGCTCAATTTCACGAGGAGGTGCTGCATCCGCTTAATCAACCCGGCGACACCCAGGGCGCCCAGTTTCACGATGGACAGGTTCGCACGCCCACAGGCTTCAAGGCCGCCTGGGATGCGTATCGCGAAGCGGGCTGGCATCGCCTGAGTCTCGCAGAAGCACTGGGCGGGGCTGGCCTGCCGCCCGTCATGTCGGTGCCAATCTCGGAGATGCGGGCATCCACTGGCCAATCGTTCTCGATGTACAGCAGTTTTTGTGCGCCGGCGGCCAGCATGCTGGCCGCGCTTGCGCCGGAATGGATCAAGCGTCATGTCGTGCCGCGCCTCTCGGACGGCGACTGGACCGCCACGATGTGCATGACGGAGCCGCAGGCGGGCACCGATTTGCGCCAGATTTCGACACGCGCGACATGCCAGCCTGACGGGACATGGCGGATCACCGGACGCAAGATCTTCATATCCGGTGGCGATCACGACCTGGCTGACAACATCGTGCACATCGTACTCGCCAAGGTGCCCGACGCGGAAGGACGCGTACCGGCCGATCTTTCGTCGGTGCACGTCTTTATGGTGTCCAAGCGGATGATCGATCCGCACACTGGCGAGCCGGGCGAGCTCAACAACGTCTATGCACGCTCCATCGAGCACAAGATGGGCATCGAGGGCAGTGCGACCTGTGCACTCGATTTCGAAGGTGCGGTGGCGTGGCGAATAGGCGAGACGGGCGGCTGCGGCACGGCGGCCAACATGGCGCCGATGTTCCACCTGATGAACTACGCCCGCGTGGGCACAGCCGTGTCCGGGGTCGGTTACGCAGAAATTGCGCGACAGAACGCGGCGGACTATGCGCGCGAACGGCGCTCGGGGCGTGCCGGCCCGAAGCTGCGCGACCCGGCGAAAGCGGCGGACCCGATCATCGCGCATGCTGACGTGCGGCGCCTGTTGATCGAAGCGCGATCTTTCGCCGAAGGCGCGCGTGCTGGCGCCATGCGAGCGGCGATGTGGCAGTCGATTGCCCAGTCGGCACCCGACGCGGAGGAACGACAGGCAGCCGCCGACATGCTCGACATCCTGACACCAGTGATGAAAGCATTCTTTACCGACCGGGGCTTCGACGCCGCAGTCGCGTGCCAGCAGGTGCTCGGCGGACACGGCTACATCAAGGATTACGGCATCGAACAGTTCGTGCGTAATGCCAGGGTTGGTCAGCTTTACGAAGGCGCTAACGGAATTCAGGCCACTGACCTGGTACACCGCAAGCTGTTCTCGCACGAAGGTCGCCCATGGAAACACTTTGCGCGAGCGATCGCCGATTTCATCGAACGTCACTCCAATGATGTGCAACTCAAGGCTTATACAGTGCCGCTGGACGATGGACTGCAACGCCTGAGCAAGTCCATCGCATGGCTGAATACAGACGGCTCCGCGAACTACGGCCAAGCCGATGCTGCCTCATACGACGTTCTCACCGCAATGGGTATCTTGTACGTCGGCTGGAATTGGGGTGAAATCGCCGCGATAGTACTCGACCGCTCAAGATGTCGGTACGTCGACGAGACCACACGCGTGACCAAGCTGGCATTGGCAAAGGCGTGGATGCAGAGACAAATGCCGCTTCTGGAAGCTATGTGTCGGCGCATCGAATGCGGCAACGACAGTCTTCTTTCCATGCCCGACGACTGGATTTGA
- a CDS encoding 3-hydroxyacyl-CoA dehydrogenase NAD-binding domain-containing protein, with amino-acid sequence MKQNRGIPPAPVVFPGDEPFWEATRSGVLQAKHCSACDTLHYYPRLHCPFCGSREMSWRLLSGRGTIYSYSIVERSPRPTAPAIIETEEGLRLNSVILDADVNSLNIGDPVTLHFEPTHDGQHVPAFTTPRAEAARTYSHGARAELEAQALRSKRVFRRAVVIGAGNMGVGIAIAVLAGGLSVHLIDQSEVSLAVAMERIRESYGRDIERGRLTPVEHDARLARLTSGQDMAQIATADVVIEAVWEDLALKQQLFAQIDRHAAPEALLATNTSTLDINLIAAATQRPHSVVGLHFFNPANVMRLIEVVRTSSTSIETLDAARSLASSIGKVAIVVGVCDGFAGNRMMIARERQAARLLLEGALPDQVDQVLRKLGLPMGTFELQDMAGGIELTFRARQRAGQKDWLIEQLHARGRTGQRAGRGYYRYEQGKRRPLVDPEVTALIEEASSVEGIERRALSDEEVHDRLILLMINEGAKLLAEGIVERASDIDLIWQLGYGWPDWKGGPMYYADMLELPSVVAKLTALRARHGDLFRPAELLVQLAEASERISNVRTSR; translated from the coding sequence ATGAAACAGAATCGCGGAATTCCTCCGGCACCGGTAGTGTTTCCCGGCGACGAACCTTTCTGGGAGGCGACTCGTTCGGGAGTCCTGCAAGCGAAGCATTGCAGTGCCTGCGACACGCTGCACTACTACCCGAGATTGCACTGCCCGTTCTGCGGCAGCCGGGAAATGTCGTGGCGGCTTTTGTCGGGGCGCGGCACGATCTATTCGTATTCGATCGTCGAGCGTAGCCCCCGGCCGACGGCGCCAGCCATTATTGAAACAGAAGAAGGGTTGCGTCTGAATTCCGTGATCCTCGACGCGGACGTGAACTCGCTGAACATTGGCGACCCGGTGACGCTGCATTTCGAGCCGACGCACGATGGGCAGCACGTGCCCGCCTTCACCACACCTCGCGCCGAGGCTGCGAGGACGTATTCGCATGGGGCACGCGCGGAGCTGGAAGCGCAGGCGCTACGCAGCAAGCGTGTGTTCCGTCGCGCCGTGGTGATCGGCGCCGGCAACATGGGTGTCGGAATTGCAATTGCCGTGTTGGCCGGTGGCCTTTCGGTGCACCTGATCGACCAGTCGGAAGTGTCGCTTGCCGTGGCGATGGAGCGGATCCGCGAGTCGTACGGACGCGATATAGAGCGCGGGCGTCTTACCCCAGTCGAGCATGACGCACGGCTCGCACGTTTGACGTCCGGTCAGGACATGGCGCAGATCGCAACCGCCGACGTGGTAATCGAAGCGGTCTGGGAAGACCTGGCGCTCAAGCAGCAACTGTTCGCTCAAATCGATCGACACGCGGCGCCCGAAGCGTTACTTGCGACCAACACGTCCACTCTCGACATCAACCTGATTGCGGCCGCTACGCAACGTCCGCATTCCGTCGTCGGGCTTCATTTCTTCAATCCCGCGAACGTGATGCGACTCATCGAGGTGGTCCGCACATCGTCGACATCGATTGAGACACTGGATGCCGCGCGGAGTCTTGCCTCGTCGATCGGCAAGGTCGCGATCGTGGTGGGTGTGTGCGACGGTTTCGCTGGCAATCGCATGATGATCGCCCGCGAGCGCCAGGCCGCCCGTCTGCTGCTCGAAGGTGCGCTGCCCGACCAGGTCGACCAGGTGCTTCGCAAACTCGGCCTGCCGATGGGAACGTTCGAGCTTCAGGACATGGCTGGCGGTATAGAACTGACTTTCCGCGCGCGCCAGCGGGCAGGGCAGAAAGACTGGCTCATCGAGCAGCTGCATGCGCGCGGCCGTACCGGGCAGCGCGCCGGGCGCGGCTATTACCGCTATGAGCAAGGAAAGCGGCGGCCGCTCGTGGATCCGGAGGTGACGGCGTTGATCGAGGAAGCTTCGAGCGTCGAAGGCATTGAGCGGCGTGCGCTTTCGGACGAAGAAGTTCACGACCGCCTTATCCTGCTGATGATCAACGAGGGTGCAAAACTGCTCGCCGAAGGCATCGTCGAACGTGCCAGTGACATCGATCTCATCTGGCAGCTCGGCTATGGGTGGCCGGACTGGAAAGGCGGCCCCATGTACTACGCCGACATGCTCGAACTGCCATCCGTCGTCGCGAAACTCACCGCGCTTCGCGCCCGCCATGGCGACCTTTTCCGGCCGGCGGAGCTGCTCGTGCAGCTCGCCGAGGCTTCGGAACGCATCTCCAACGTCAGAACATCACGCTAA
- a CDS encoding thiolase domain-containing protein, with translation MSIQGAAYIAGIYEHPVRRAEGLSTAQMHADVALGALEDAGLSLDDVDGYFCGADAPGLGALTMAEYIGLRNLRHVDTTESGGSAYLLHVAHAVEAIAAGHCNVALITMADRPLAAGTGTTLAGVDRDTMPNLPFQAAVPPHPMYGYAMVARRHMHEFGTTSEQLAWVRVAASRHAQHNPNAVHREVVSVRDVLDSPLVADPLHRLDCCVVTDGGGAVVVTRPEIAKGLARPKVKVIGTGTAVKHPDGGRIDLLTSAGVRSGAAAFAEAGITPVDIGYASLYDSFTITVIVQLEDLGFCAKGKGGWFVADGNLIAGEGRLPFNTDGGGLCNNHPGNKGGMTKILEAVRQCRGEAHPAVQVARREFVLAHGTGGNLAGTHAAGTLILQAE, from the coding sequence ATGAGTATCCAAGGCGCGGCATATATTGCGGGGATCTACGAACATCCTGTTCGTCGGGCCGAGGGCCTGTCGACCGCCCAGATGCATGCGGACGTCGCGCTCGGCGCACTGGAAGACGCTGGATTGTCGCTTGATGATGTCGACGGTTACTTTTGCGGTGCCGACGCGCCCGGGCTCGGAGCCCTCACGATGGCCGAATACATCGGCCTGCGCAATCTACGTCATGTCGACACGACGGAATCGGGCGGCTCGGCCTACCTGCTGCACGTCGCGCACGCCGTGGAGGCAATCGCGGCCGGGCATTGCAATGTGGCGCTGATCACGATGGCTGATCGTCCGCTCGCGGCAGGTACGGGCACAACGCTCGCCGGCGTCGATCGCGACACGATGCCGAACCTGCCGTTCCAGGCCGCAGTGCCGCCGCATCCGATGTATGGGTACGCAATGGTGGCGCGGCGGCATATGCATGAATTCGGCACAACGTCTGAGCAGCTCGCCTGGGTCCGCGTCGCAGCCTCGCGTCATGCCCAGCACAACCCGAACGCCGTGCATCGCGAAGTCGTGTCGGTCCGGGATGTGCTCGATTCGCCGCTCGTCGCCGATCCGCTGCACCGTCTGGATTGTTGTGTCGTGACGGACGGCGGTGGCGCCGTGGTCGTCACGCGCCCGGAAATCGCGAAGGGACTGGCGCGCCCCAAGGTCAAGGTCATCGGGACGGGCACGGCGGTGAAACACCCCGATGGCGGACGTATCGATCTGCTGACCTCTGCCGGCGTACGTTCCGGGGCGGCTGCATTTGCCGAGGCCGGCATCACCCCTGTGGACATCGGCTATGCCTCGTTGTACGACAGCTTCACGATTACGGTGATCGTGCAGCTCGAAGACCTCGGGTTTTGCGCCAAAGGGAAGGGCGGGTGGTTCGTCGCCGATGGCAACCTGATCGCAGGCGAAGGCCGCCTGCCGTTCAACACCGATGGCGGCGGCTTGTGCAACAACCACCCGGGCAACAAAGGCGGAATGACAAAGATCCTCGAAGCTGTGCGGCAATGCCGAGGCGAGGCGCATCCGGCTGTCCAGGTGGCGCGCCGCGAGTTCGTGCTGGCGCATGGCACGGGCGGCAATCTGGCTGGCACGCACGCGGCGGGCACCTTAATTCTGCAAGCGGAGTAA
- a CDS encoding AMP-binding protein produces the protein MPLLDLLDTFLNMIAQFPFINLPFLERNLEVIERDDSAVLMRSKVPLGPVEAHLPAVLRCRALERPDRPWLKQRCPQTGEWRTLSYGEAARQVDAATQWLLSQRLDGRSVMVLSGNTVEHAVIELAAMQARMPYVPVTPAYSVLSTDCAKLKAMVTLIKPAVIFVQSASQFRAALHAVDSCDTRVIYVDDPVDDIDATVWHAVLATPVSPEVQRSIDIITHDTVGKYLFTSGSTGEPKAVPVTQRMLCVSMAMHAQTVGHDPAAPESVLLEWLPWSHVAGGTAIFNSILHDGGTMYIDDGRPVPGEFGKTLRNLKEVSPTRFSSVPAGYAMLADALEADETLGQQFFRRLRRLTSSGAKLPDSLYERLQTQAVRHLGHRIPFVASYGSTETCAATTVVHWPTRQAGLVGLPQPGVELKLVPLDEERYEIRARAASVMAGYLQQPELTRLAFDDEGYYRLGDAVTFVDRTKPEEGLAFAGRVAEEFKLQSGIFVRVGTLRVEVISSTAPLLRDVVVAGADLPYVALLAWPNLEACQERFGVSDAQALSCHAPFHDALHESLQRHNGRHTGSSMRIRRVMLLNEPPSSDGGEITDKGYINQRAVLAQRASAVAALYADKPDANVVTIEA, from the coding sequence GTGCCGTTGCTCGATCTCTTAGATACCTTCTTGAACATGATTGCCCAGTTCCCTTTCATCAATCTCCCCTTCCTCGAGCGCAACCTCGAGGTCATCGAGCGAGACGACAGCGCGGTCCTTATGCGCAGCAAGGTGCCGCTCGGTCCGGTCGAGGCGCATCTGCCGGCCGTGCTGAGGTGTCGTGCGCTGGAACGTCCCGACCGGCCATGGCTGAAACAGCGCTGCCCGCAGACCGGCGAATGGCGCACGCTCAGCTACGGCGAGGCCGCCCGCCAGGTTGACGCCGCGACCCAATGGTTGCTGTCACAACGTCTCGACGGACGGAGCGTGATGGTGCTGAGCGGCAACACCGTGGAACACGCGGTCATCGAACTCGCCGCCATGCAGGCGCGCATGCCCTATGTGCCGGTGACCCCCGCCTATTCGGTCCTGAGCACCGATTGCGCCAAGCTCAAGGCGATGGTCACCCTGATCAAGCCCGCAGTGATCTTCGTGCAGAGCGCAAGCCAGTTCCGCGCGGCGCTGCACGCCGTCGATTCATGTGACACGCGCGTCATTTACGTCGACGATCCGGTGGATGACATCGACGCCACGGTGTGGCACGCGGTTCTCGCCACGCCAGTGAGCCCGGAGGTGCAGAGGTCCATCGACATCATTACGCACGATACAGTCGGCAAGTACCTGTTCACATCGGGCTCGACAGGCGAGCCCAAGGCCGTGCCGGTCACGCAGCGCATGCTTTGCGTATCGATGGCCATGCACGCGCAGACTGTGGGCCATGATCCCGCCGCTCCGGAATCCGTACTGCTCGAATGGCTGCCGTGGAGCCACGTAGCCGGCGGCACGGCGATCTTCAACAGCATCCTGCACGATGGCGGGACGATGTACATCGACGACGGACGCCCCGTACCCGGCGAGTTCGGCAAGACGCTGCGTAACCTCAAGGAGGTTTCGCCGACCCGCTTTAGCAGCGTGCCCGCAGGCTACGCCATGCTTGCAGATGCGCTGGAAGCGGACGAGACGCTCGGTCAGCAGTTTTTCCGGCGCCTGCGCCGCCTTACCTCGTCCGGCGCCAAGCTACCCGACAGTCTTTACGAACGTCTGCAGACCCAGGCCGTTCGCCACCTCGGGCACCGCATTCCGTTCGTGGCCAGCTATGGCTCGACCGAGACGTGCGCCGCCACCACGGTGGTGCATTGGCCTACCCGACAGGCCGGGCTGGTTGGCCTTCCGCAGCCTGGCGTCGAGCTGAAGCTGGTGCCGCTCGATGAAGAACGCTATGAAATCCGCGCGCGTGCCGCCTCCGTCATGGCGGGCTATCTGCAACAGCCCGAGCTGACACGCCTCGCCTTCGACGACGAAGGTTATTACCGTCTGGGCGATGCCGTGACCTTCGTGGATCGGACAAAACCGGAGGAAGGACTTGCCTTTGCCGGTCGCGTCGCTGAAGAATTCAAATTGCAGTCGGGCATCTTCGTGCGTGTCGGCACGCTGCGCGTCGAGGTGATCAGCAGCACTGCCCCCCTGCTGCGCGACGTGGTCGTCGCGGGCGCCGATCTGCCTTATGTGGCGCTTCTCGCATGGCCGAACCTAGAAGCATGTCAGGAACGTTTCGGCGTGAGCGACGCGCAGGCGCTTTCCTGTCACGCGCCATTCCACGACGCGCTGCACGAATCACTGCAGCGCCACAACGGACGTCACACCGGTAGCAGCATGCGCATACGCCGTGTGATGCTGTTAAACGAACCGCCGTCGAGCGACGGCGGTGAGATCACCGACAAGGGCTATATCAATCAGCGGGCCGTGCTCGCGCAGCGGGCGAGCGCAGTCGCAGCGCTATACGCGGACAAACCCGACGCTAACGTTGTGACAATCGAAGCGTAG
- a CDS encoding crotonase/enoyl-CoA hydratase family protein encodes MTTDISTGAEPLIEIQREDEIALVKLNRADKRNAINDALLAELASVFSDGLEGARAVILQGEGEHFCAGLDLFELMSKRSPDVLAGMRRSRAWHRTFDLIQYGELPVISVLKGGVIGGGFELAAATHIRVVERSAFFQLPEGQRGIFLGGSGSVRIPRLIGASRVTEMMLTGSVLNVNDAHQIGLAHYVVDDGAGLAKARELAQRIAGNAAATNYAIINGINRISEMPVGEGLFAETMITAMTRSANTDAAKRIAEFFDGRRNQTAPSAT; translated from the coding sequence ATGACCACCGATATTTCCACCGGCGCCGAGCCGCTGATCGAGATCCAACGCGAAGACGAGATCGCACTCGTGAAACTGAATCGTGCTGATAAGCGCAATGCCATCAACGACGCATTACTTGCCGAACTCGCGTCCGTGTTCTCCGATGGACTGGAAGGCGCGCGCGCCGTCATTCTCCAGGGCGAGGGCGAGCACTTCTGCGCAGGCCTGGACCTTTTCGAGCTCATGAGCAAGCGCAGCCCCGATGTGCTCGCAGGCATGCGTCGCTCCCGGGCATGGCACCGTACCTTCGACCTGATCCAGTATGGTGAGCTACCGGTCATCAGCGTTTTGAAGGGCGGCGTAATCGGCGGCGGCTTCGAGCTTGCCGCAGCGACGCACATTCGCGTCGTCGAACGCTCGGCGTTCTTTCAGCTGCCAGAAGGCCAGCGTGGCATTTTCCTCGGTGGCAGCGGCTCCGTTCGGATTCCGCGGCTCATTGGCGCCTCGCGGGTAACCGAAATGATGCTCACGGGCAGCGTGCTTAATGTGAACGACGCGCATCAGATTGGCCTTGCGCATTATGTCGTCGACGATGGTGCTGGCCTTGCAAAGGCGCGCGAGCTGGCGCAACGCATCGCCGGCAACGCGGCGGCCACCAACTACGCAATCATCAACGGCATCAACCGGATCTCGGAGATGCCAGTCGGCGAGGGACTGTTCGCCGAAACCATGATCACGGCGATGACCCGGTCCGCCAACACGGACGCAGCGAAACGGATTGCCGAATTCTTCGACGGCCGCCGCAACCAGACTGCCCCCTCCGCTACCTGA